From Neomonachus schauinslandi chromosome 12, ASM220157v2, whole genome shotgun sequence, the proteins below share one genomic window:
- the LOC110588997 gene encoding leptin isoform X1, translating into MRCGSLCRFLWLWSCLSYIEAVPIQKVQDDTKTLIRTIIARINDISQPEGVCSRPRVAGLDFIPGLQSVRTLSGMNQMLAIYQQILTSLHSRSVVQIANDLANLRDLLHLLASAKSCPLPRARGLENIKSLRDVLKASVHSAEVVALSRLRAALQGMLRQLDRNPGC; encoded by the exons ATGCGTTGCGGATCCCTGTGCCGATTCCTGTGGCTTTGGTCCTGTCTGTCCTATATTGAAGCCGTGCCCATCCAAAAAGTTCAGGATGACACCAAAACCCTCATCAGGACGATTATCGCCAGGATCAATGACATTTCACAACCG gaGGGTGTCTGCTCCAGACCAAGGGTTGCTGGTCTAGACTTCATTCCTGGGCTCCAGTCGGTCCGGACTCTGTCCGGGATGAACCAGATGTTGGCCATCTACCAACAGATCCTCACCAGTCTGCATTCCAGAAGTGTGGTCCAAATAGCTAATGACCTGGCGAACCTCCGGGACCTTCTCCACCTGCTGGCCTCCGCCAAGAGCTGCCCCTTGCCCCGGGCCAGGGGCCTGGAGAACATCAAGAGCCTGCGCGATGTCCTAAAAGCCTCAGTGCACTCCGCAGAGGTGGTGGCCCTGAGCAGGCTGCGGGCAGCCCTCCAGGGCATGCTTCGACAGCTGGACCGCAACCCTGGGTGCTGA
- the LOC110588997 gene encoding leptin isoform X2: MRCGSLCRFLWLWSCLSYIEAVPIQKVQDDTKTLIRTIIARINDISQPGVCSRPRVAGLDFIPGLQSVRTLSGMNQMLAIYQQILTSLHSRSVVQIANDLANLRDLLHLLASAKSCPLPRARGLENIKSLRDVLKASVHSAEVVALSRLRAALQGMLRQLDRNPGC; the protein is encoded by the exons ATGCGTTGCGGATCCCTGTGCCGATTCCTGTGGCTTTGGTCCTGTCTGTCCTATATTGAAGCCGTGCCCATCCAAAAAGTTCAGGATGACACCAAAACCCTCATCAGGACGATTATCGCCAGGATCAATGACATTTCACAACCG GGTGTCTGCTCCAGACCAAGGGTTGCTGGTCTAGACTTCATTCCTGGGCTCCAGTCGGTCCGGACTCTGTCCGGGATGAACCAGATGTTGGCCATCTACCAACAGATCCTCACCAGTCTGCATTCCAGAAGTGTGGTCCAAATAGCTAATGACCTGGCGAACCTCCGGGACCTTCTCCACCTGCTGGCCTCCGCCAAGAGCTGCCCCTTGCCCCGGGCCAGGGGCCTGGAGAACATCAAGAGCCTGCGCGATGTCCTAAAAGCCTCAGTGCACTCCGCAGAGGTGGTGGCCCTGAGCAGGCTGCGGGCAGCCCTCCAGGGCATGCTTCGACAGCTGGACCGCAACCCTGGGTGCTGA